The Sporosarcina luteola DNA window ATTGGCAATTAGTATTTTAGGCGGGACGGTACTGTTGAATCCAGCGATGGCGAATATGATAAGCCAGCTGCCGGTCATCGGGAATGTGTTCGACTATTTCGGTTCAACTAGTAAACCTGCCTATAAGGAGTTCGGACAGCTTGCGACTGACGTCGGCCGGACTGCGAAAGATAAAGATGTTTTAATCAATATCGACCAAGGAGTCTTCGATGGGACGACAATCACTTTGGCAGTGACGGTACAAACAAATAAAAATTATGGCTCAACCTTATTTTTTGACGGCTGGCCTTCCGTTGAGGGCGAGTCTGCTGGAAATGCCGGCGCCTCCTTTGAGAGAGTGAAAGGATTAGGCTACGCAGGCATTATGACCATCACTCCCCATTTTGAGAAAACACCCGATGAGGTGGATATCAACTGGGAGCCGAAAGTGTTGCTTGGTGATAAAAAAGAGGTGAAAGGCGACTGGAAGTTAAACTTCTCTCTGCCTTTAATCGAACCCGAAGTGCTGACTTTGAATGAGCTAGTTGAAAAAGATGGTGTTGCCATCCAATTCAAGGAAGTGAGAAAGACACCGTTAACCTTCAATATTTACTATCAGCAATTGGTTGACCCTACATTGCTGGATGACTGGACGGCAGTCGAGGCGGAGCTGAAAGCCACAGATGATCTGGGGAATGAATACGAAGTTCCTTATAACGGCGGGTTTACTGAAGGTGGCGCCAGAACTCGCGAGG harbors:
- a CDS encoding DUF4179 domain-containing protein; the encoded protein is MKDETKIIKDTMEAIPVPSEKLDSIIENSFKSNAQSRKRTVKKRAGYVLAATLAISILGGTVLLNPAMANMISQLPVIGNVFDYFGSTSKPAYKEFGQLATDVGRTAKDKDVLINIDQGVFDGTTITLAVTVQTNKNYGSTLFFDGWPSVEGESAGNAGASFERVKGLGYAGIMTITPHFEKTPDEVDINWEPKVLLGDKKEVKGDWKLNFSLPLIEPEVLTLNELVEKDGVAIQFKEVRKTPLTFNIYYQQLVDPTLLDDWTAVEAELKATDDLGNEYEVPYNGGFTEGGARTREDLQWSATIHNIDPQATKLIFHPFATVSTLEGSKKIYFEDIEVEL